The sequence TCTGCGACGGCTGGATGAACGTGCGCCCGACGTAGGCGTTCTTCGTCAGGCCCTGCCCGTACGGAATGCCTGATTCCTGCGCGTAGCCGACGGCGGCCGGGGTGCCGGACTCGGGCACACCGATCACCAGGTCGGCCTCAACGGGCATCTCCTGGGCCAGCCTGCGGCCGATGTCCACGCGGGTCTTGTGCACTGAGCGGCCGCCGATGGTGCTGTCGGGCCGCGCCAGGTAGACGTATTCGAAGACGCAGCCCTTGGGCGACGGCGGGGCGAACCGACTGGAGCGCACGCCGTCGGCGTCGATGGCCAGCAGCTCGCCGGGCTCGATGTCGCGGACGAATGAGGCGCCGACGATGTCGAGCGCAGCGGTCTCCGACGCGACCACCCAGCCGCGGTCGAGGCGCCCCAATGACAGCGGCCGCACACCGTACGGGTCGCGGGCCGCATAGAGCGTGTTCTCGTCCATGAAGGTCAGGCAGAAGGCACCGCGCACGGTCGGCAGCAGCGCAAGTGCGGCCTGCTCCAGCGACGAGTCTGCGGCCCCGTGTGCCAGCAGCGCCCCGAGGATGTCGGAGTCGGTGGTGGCGGTGGCCGCTCCGCGAGTGTTGATGAGGCCGGCGTCGCGGGCTTGGGCGGCGAGTTCGGTGGTATTTACAAGGTTCCCGTTGTGTCCGAGCGCGACGCCGGTGCCCGCGGCTGTGTTGCGGAACACAGGCTGAGCGTTCTCCCACGTGGTTGAGCCGGTCGTGGAGTAACGGCAGTGCCCAATCGCGACGTGGCCCTCCATAGCGCCGAGAGTTTGCTCGTCGAAGACCTGGCTGACCAGCCCGAGATCCTTGAACACCAGCACCTGCGAGCCGTCGGCGACGGCGATACCCGCAGCTTCCTGACCTCGGTGTTGGAGCGCGTAGAGGCCGTAGTAGGTGAGCTTGGCGACCTGCTCGCCGGGAGCCCACACACCGAAGACGCCGCACTCTTCTCTTGGTTCGTTCTCCGTTTGCTCGACGGTCACGATAAGGCTGCTCCCATAGGCGGTGGGTGACGAGGTCAGTCTACGGTCTTGCGGGGTCGATGACGGAATCGTGGCGCTCATGTCGCCGGCTCTTTCAACAATCTCGGCGTGCGAGTCGATTCCCTGGCGTGTCGATGGCACGCCCCGGTCAGCCGTCCACCGGCACGACCGGCAACAGGGCGGCGACCTCGGGCGCGCGTGCGCCGGACATCTGCAACCGGCCGCCGGAGGCGGCATCGGCGACGGTGGTGAGCCCGGTGGCGAGCAGCAGCCAGGTGCGCGGATCGGTCTCGACGACGTTGGGCGGAGTGCCGCGCGTGTGCCTCGGCCCCGAAATGCATTGCACCGCAACGAACGGCGGCACTCGGACCTCGACGCTTGCGCCAGGCGCGGAGGTGGCGAGTGTGCGCGCGGTGAGCCGAACGGCTTCTGCGAGCGCGGATCGTTGCGGTGCGGGACGATTCTCGTCGCGCAGCCAGTCAGCGAGTGCAAGCACGGCTGCGCGCGTCTTCGCCGGATCAGCGGTGCGGTGGGCGGACATACCTTAGTGTCTCAAGGTGTTCGTCGACCGACATAAGCCGCCGTACAAGGCGGCTGGAGCGGTCCTCGTCGTGCTCACCGTCGTCGCGGCGAGCCTGCTTTTTCTCCAGTTCCGCGGCGAGCTCACCGAGAAGACGCCGCTGACGGTGCTCGCCCCGCGCGCGGGCCTCGTCGTCGACCCCGGCTCGAAGGTGACCTACAACGGCGTGGAGATCGGGAAGGTGGCAGGCGTCGACTACGTGGAGGTCGACGAGACCGCCAAGGCCAAGCTGACGTTGGACGTCGAACCGCGCTATCTGGGTTTCATCCCGAGAAACGTTATCGCCGACGTCAGTGCGACGACCGTCTTCGGCAACAAATACATCGCGTTCAGCTCGCCGAAAGACCCGAGCACACAGCGCATCACGAGCCGGGACGTCATCGACGCGTCGTCGGTGACGACGGAGTTCAACACCCTCTTCGAGACGGTGATGGAGATCTCGGAGCAGGTCGACCCGGTCAAGCTCAACGCCACGCTCAATGCGGCCGCCCAGGCGTTCACCGGGCTCGGCGAGCGGTTCGGGGACTCGCTCGCCGACGCGATCCGGATCATGGACGACCTCAACCCGCGGATGCCACAGATCCGCGCCGACACTCAGGCCGTCGCCGACCTGGCCGACGTGTACGCCGACGCCTCTCCCGACCTGTGGGACGGTCTCGACAACGCCGTGACCACCGCGCGCACGATCAACGAGCGACGGGGCGACATCGACGCCGCGCTGATGGCCGCGATCGGGTTCAGCAACACCGCGACAGGGAGTTTCGAGCGCGGCGGGCCGTATCTCGTCCGGGCCGCCGAGGATCTGCTGCCGACCACGAAGCTCCTCGACG is a genomic window of Mycobacterium sp. ITM-2016-00318 containing:
- the purF gene encoding amidophosphoribosyltransferase, which encodes MTVEQTENEPREECGVFGVWAPGEQVAKLTYYGLYALQHRGQEAAGIAVADGSQVLVFKDLGLVSQVFDEQTLGAMEGHVAIGHCRYSTTGSTTWENAQPVFRNTAAGTGVALGHNGNLVNTTELAAQARDAGLINTRGAATATTDSDILGALLAHGAADSSLEQAALALLPTVRGAFCLTFMDENTLYAARDPYGVRPLSLGRLDRGWVVASETAALDIVGASFVRDIEPGELLAIDADGVRSSRFAPPSPKGCVFEYVYLARPDSTIGGRSVHKTRVDIGRRLAQEMPVEADLVIGVPESGTPAAVGYAQESGIPYGQGLTKNAYVGRTFIQPSQTIRQLGIRLKLNPLKEVIRGKRLIVVDDSIVRGNTQRALVRMLREAGAIEVHVRIASPPVKWPCFYGIDFATPAELIANAVENEDEAVEAVRHGIGADSLGYISQHGMIAATEQPASRLCSACFDGKYPIELPGETALGKNVIEQMLSTAARTGIPLRPDSDNASALRRP
- a CDS encoding sterol carrier family protein gives rise to the protein MSAHRTADPAKTRAAVLALADWLRDENRPAPQRSALAEAVRLTARTLATSAPGASVEVRVPPFVAVQCISGPRHTRGTPPNVVETDPRTWLLLATGLTTVADAASGGRLQMSGARAPEVAALLPVVPVDG
- a CDS encoding MCE family protein, whose protein sequence is MFVDRHKPPYKAAGAVLVVLTVVAASLLFLQFRGELTEKTPLTVLAPRAGLVVDPGSKVTYNGVEIGKVAGVDYVEVDETAKAKLTLDVEPRYLGFIPRNVIADVSATTVFGNKYIAFSSPKDPSTQRITSRDVIDASSVTTEFNTLFETVMEISEQVDPVKLNATLNAAAQAFTGLGERFGDSLADAIRIMDDLNPRMPQIRADTQAVADLADVYADASPDLWDGLDNAVTTARTINERRGDIDAALMAAIGFSNTATGSFERGGPYLVRAAEDLLPTTKLLDDYRAMIFCTTRNYAEVGPRLAKTLGGDNGYALRAFGTVLLPGNPFIYPDNLPRVNAKGGPEGRPGCWQKVTKDLWPFPYLVMDTGLSIAPYNHFEIATPWTQDYIWGRTVGEATINP